The sequence CGACGCCTGCGAGAGCGGCTTTCCGACCCATTGTCGCGACACCTTCGGCAAGACGTCCCAGCCCTTTACCTACAAGGGCGAGCCCGCCTACATGTTCGCCAACACCTCGGTTTTCGCCGAGCACACGGTGGTCAAGGAGAGCCAGGCCGTGGTGATCGACCCGTCGGTGCCCCTCGAGGCGGCCTCCCTCATCGGCTGCGGGGTGCTGACCGGTGCCGGCGCCGTCTGGAACCGGGCCAAGGTCGGCCGCGGTGACACGGTGGCCGTGTTCGGGGTCGGCGGCATCGGGCTCAACGCCGTGCAGGCGGCGTGGATCGCGGGCGCGGTGCGCATCGTCGCTGTCGACGCCAACCCGGCCAAGGAGGGGATCGCCCGCGACTTCGGGGCCACCGACTTCGTGGACGCGCGCGCGGGCGACGCCGTGACCGCGATCAAGGACATCGTCCCCGACGGCGTCGACCACTCGTTCGAGTGCGTCGGTCACCCTGCGGTCCTCCGCCAGGCCATCGACATCCTGGCGTGGGGCGGGAACTGCGTGATCATCGGCGTCCCGCCGCCCACGGCCGAGGCGTCCTTCCGGGTGGCCAGCCTGACCCACATCGACCGCGGCATCCTCGGCTCGCGCTACGGATCCGCCCGACCCCATGTCGACGTCCCGATCGTCGTCGACCTCTACCGGCAGGGCCGGTTCAAGCTGGACGAGCTGGTGACGCGGACCTATCCCCTCGACGAGGTCGAGACGGTGTTCTCGGACATGGCCGACGGCAAGGTGGCTCGAGGCGTGCTCATTCCCTGATGGCGTACCCCGAGCCGTTCCACCGCCTGGCCAAGAAGGTCAACAACTGGGGGCGGTGGGGGTCCGACGACGAGATCGGCACCATCAACCTGATCACGCCCGAGGTGCGCAGGCGGGCGGCCGCCTGCGTGCGGACGGGGCGGAGCTTCTCGTTGGCACTCCCCCTGTCGGAGACCGAGGGAATCCAGACCGGGCTCCTGCCCGGCCGCCTCAACCCCGTGCGGGCCATGGTGCAGATCAACACGCCGCTCACGGGCGACCCGGCGGACTTCTGCTCGAGCGACGACATGGTCGTGATGGGGCTGCAATGCGCGACGCACTGGGACGGACTGGGGCACGTCAGCTACGAGGGTCGCCTTTACAACGGCAACTCGGCGGCGAGCATCACCGCCTTCGGGGCGTCGGTATGCGGGATCCACAAGATCAGGACGCTGGTCAGCCGGGGTGTGCTCCTGGACGTGGCCCGGACGTTGGGAACCGATCGGCTGGATGGGGGCTACGCCGTCACCGCCTCGGATCTCGATGCCGCCGAGGCTCGTGCCGGGCTCGAGGTCGGACCCGGAGACGTGGTCCTGGTCCGCACCGGGCAGATGGCTCTGCTGGCCAGCGGGGACAAGGCCGGCTACGGGGCGCCGGCGCCGGGTCTGTCGACGATGACGGTCGAATGGTTTCGCGACCGCGACGTCGCCGCCGTGGCGACCGACACGCTCACCTTCGAGGTGTGGCCGGGCGAGGACGACGCCGCGATCCTGCCCGTCCACCTGCTGCACCTGGTCGAGATGGGCATGACCCAGGGCCAGAACTGGGTGCTCGACGAGCTGGCCGAGGACTGTGCCGCCGACGGCGTGCACGAGTTCCTGCTGGAGGCCTCGCCCCAGCCCTTCACCAATGCCGTGGGCTCGCCGGTCAACCCGGTGGCCGTCAAGTAGGGGGTCGCGACAGATGAGCCCGAGCCCGCACGACGGGAGCAGCTTCACGGACGGCACCATGTGGGCGCTGATCGAGCGCCGCGCCCGCGAGACGCCCGACGACCTGATGGCGGTGGACGAGTCTGGCCGCCGGATCAGCTTCGGCGACTACCACCGCGCCGCCGAACGCACCGCTGCCGGTCTGTCCGCCCTCGGAGTCGCCGAAGGCGTCGGCGTGTCGTGGCAGCTCCCGACCTGGATCGAGTCCCTCGTGCTCGTCGCCGCCCTCTCCCGCCTGGGCGCGGTGCAAAATCCTGTGCTCCCGATCTACCGGGATCGAGAGCTGCGCTTCATGACCGCCCAGACCGGCGCCCGCCTGCTCGTCGTGCCGCCAGTGTGGCGCGGCTTCGACTTCCAGGCCATGGCCGCTTCGATCGCCGCTGACCGCGACGACCTCGAGGTGCTCGTGGTCGACCGGGCCCTGCCCGATGCCGATCCGTCCCTCCTGCCCCCGCCGGCGCCGGTGCCGGGCTCGCCGGCGGCCCTGCCGACGGCGTGGGTGTTCTACACCTCGGGCACCACCGCCGATCCCAAGGGCGCCCGGCACACCGACGCCACCATCGCCGCCGCCGCCGTGGCCATGAACGTGGCCCTGGACCTCGCCCCGGAGGACCGCAGCGCCCTGGTCTTCCCGTTCACGCACATCGGGGGGATCACCTGGCTCTTCTCCAGCCTCATGACCGGCGCCGCCAACGTGTGTGTCGAGCGCTTCGATCCCACCGAGACGATCGAGGTGCTGTCGCGCGAGGACGTGACCCTGGCCGGATCGGGCACGCCCTTCCACCTCGCCTACCTCGACGCCCAGCGCCGGCAGCCGGGAAAGCCGATCTTCCCCCTGGTGCGGGCCTTTCCGGGCGGCGGGGCCCCCAAGCCACCCCAGCTGCACTACGACCTCAAGGCCGAGCTCGGTGGGGTGGGCATCGTGTCGGGTTACGGGCTCACCGAGTGCCCGATCTTGTCAATGGCCGCAGTGGGTGATCCCGACGACAAGCTCGCCAACACCGAGGGTCGCGCCTCACCCGGTGTGCAGCTCGAGGTCGTGAGCACCGACGGCGTCCCCGTCGGCACCGGCCAGGAGGGCGAGCTTCGGGTCAAGGGGCCCCAGCTCTTTCGGGGCTACGTCGACGCCAGCCTCGACGCCGAGGCCCTCGACGAGCACGGGTTCTTCCGGACCGGAGACCTCGGTGTCGTCGACGAGGAGGGCTTCGTGGCCATCACCGGGCGGCTGAAGGACGTGATCATCCGCAAGGGCGAGAACATCAGCGCCAAGGAGGTCGAGGACCTCCTCTACCAGCATCCGAAGGTCGCGGACGTGGCGGTCATCGGCCTGCCCGATCCCGCGCTCGGCGAGCGCTGCTGTGCGGTGGTCGCGGCGAAGGAGGGATCCGAGCCCCTCGAGCTCGGGGAGATCGTCGCCTTCCTCACCGGCCAAGGCCTGGCGATCCAGAAGGCACCCGAGCAGCTGGAGCTGATCGACGTCGTACCCCGCAACCCGACGGGCAAGACGCTCAAGCACGAGCTCCGACAACGGTTGTCGAGCTAGAAGATGGGATCGCGCCTGGAGGGAAAGGTCGCTCTCGTCACCGGGGGCGGGTCCGGCATCGGCCGCGCGTCCGCCCTCGCCTTTGCCGACGAGGGGGCGACGGTCGTCGTCGCCGACGTGGACCAGGCCGGAGGGGCCGAGACCGTCCACGCCGTCACCGACGCCGGGGGCACGGCCCGCTCCGTCTCCTACGACGTGACCAGGTCGGACGAGGTCGCCGCCATGGTTGCGGACGTCGTCGCCGGCAACGGACGGCTCGACTGCGCCCACAACAACGCCGGCACCTCGGGCGCCACCGCGTTCACTGCCGACTATCCCGAGGAGGAGTGGGACCGGGTGCTGGCGCTCAACCTGCGGAGCGTCTTCCTGTGCATGAAGCACGAGATCCCGGCCATGGTCGACCAGGGGGGCGGAGCCATCGTCAACACGTCTTCTGGCGCCGGGCTGATGGGGTTCGCAGGCCTCCCCGCCTACGTGGCCAGCAAGCACGGCGTCGTTGGGCTCACAAAGGCCACGGCCCTCGAGTACGTGAAGTCCGGGATCCGGATCAACGCCGTGTGCCCGGGCAGCACCCGCACGCCGATGCTCGAGGCGTTCATGGGTGGTGACCCCGCGATGGAGAAGATGATGGCGCGCAGCGCCCCCATCGGGCGGCTGGGAACCCCGAGCGAGATCGCCGCCGCCGTGGTGTGGCTGTGCACGGACGAGGCGTCGTTCGTGGTCGGCCATGCTCTCGCCGTCGACGGCGGCGCCGTCATCCAGTAGCCCGACCAAGGGGGGCGTGGTTACCGGGGAGTATCCTCGACAGATGGCGCCGATGGCCGAGCAGGGCTCATCGCAGCCCCCGTCGCAGGAATCGCCCCCGGATCCGTCGGCCACCGACCTGCGGGCGACTGACGGGCGGGTGCCCGGTCGCCGCGGTCAGGCGACGCGGCGCCGGCTGATCGACTGCACGGCCGATCTGCTCGGCACCACCTCGTGGCGGGACATCAAGGTGATCGACATCGCCAGCGCCGCCGGGACCTCGCCGGCCACCTTCTACCAGTACTTCGCCAACGTGGAGCAGGTCATCCTGGTCCTGGCCGAGGAGCTCGGCGAGGAGGTGGGGTCGCTGGCAGCGCTCGTGCACGGCCAGTGGAAGGGCGACCGGGGCTGGGACACGGCGGTGGGGTTCGTGCAGGCCTTCATGGACTACTGGGAGCGCCATCGCTCGGTCTTCCGCGTCGTGGACCTCGCCACCGAGGAGGGGGACCTGCGCTTTCGGGGGATGAGGACCAGAGCGCTGAACGGTGTCACCGTCGCTATCGCCGACGTCATCGAGACCAGTCGCCAGGAGGGCCGGTCCCCGGCGGCCGACTCCATGGCCATGGCGGGGTCGATCGTCGCCATGTTGGGGCAGGTGGCCAGCCACCGCTACGGGTTCGAGTTCTGGGGCATCCGCACTGCCGGTCTCATCGAGAGCCAGGCGTCCCTCCTGTACTGGAGCGTCACCGGGCGCAAGCCTCCCCGGCACTGACCCGCACTCTTCCCATCCGCTAGAGTGAAACAGGTTCTAGATGGGAGACCGCGGTGTACATCGGCTACACGCCCGAGCAGGAAGCCCTGCGCCAGGAGCTGCGTGAGTACTACGGCCGGCTCCTGACCCGCAACGTCGAGGAGGAGCTCTCCCGCAGCGAAGGGGTCGGTCCCACCGTTCGCCGGGTCGTCCGGCAGATGGGCACCGACGGCTGGCTCGGCATCGGCTGGCCCGAGGAGTACGGGGGGCAGGGGCGATCGGCGATCGAGCAGTTCGTCTTCTTCGACGAATCGATGCGAGCCGGCGCGCCGGTGCCGATGCTCACCATCAACACGGTGGGCCCCACGCTCATGAACTTCGGCTCCGACGAGCTGCGCCAGCGGTTCCTGCCGAGGATCCTCGGCGGTGAGATCCACTTCTCGATCGGCTATACGGAGCCCGGCGCCGGGACCGACCTGGCCTCGCTCCAGACCAAGGCCGTGCGCGACGGGGACGAGTACGTCATCAACGGGCAGAAGATCTTCACCAGCCTGGCGACCGGCGCCGACTACGTGTGGCTGGCCGCCCGCACCAATCCCGAGGTGCCCAAGCACAAGGGCATCTCGATCTTCATCATCCCGACCGACACGCCGGGTTTCAAGGTTCAGCCCATGCAGCTCATGGGCGAGCAGAACACGAACTACACCTTCTACGAGGACGTCCGGATCCCGGCGACCAACCTGGTCGGCGAGGAGAACGGCGGCTGGAAGCTCATCACCAGCCAGCTCAACCACGAGCGGGTCACCCTGTGCTCGCCGGGCATCGTCGAGCGCAACCTCGCCGAGGTGCGACGGTGGGCCCAGGAGACCAAGCTCGCGGATGGCCGCCGGGTCGTCGACCAGGAGTGGGTGCAGATCAACCTGGCCAGAGTCCACGCCCGCCTCGAGTTCTTGAAGCTCATGAACTGGAAGGTCGCCTGGACGGCTACCCAGGACCGCCTGGATGTGGCCGACGCCTCGTCCATCAAGGTCTTCGGCACCGAGTTCTACCTCGAGGCCTTCAAGCTGCTCTTCGAGATCGTCGGGCAGGTGGGTTACCTGAAGCGCGGCTCGCCCGAGTCGGTGCTCTCCTCGCGCCTCGAGCAGCTCTACCGCGGCCTGCTCATCCTGACCTTCGGCGGGGGCACCAACGAGATCCAGCGGGAGCTGATCGCCATGTTCGGCCTCGGCTTGCCCAAGTCCCGATAGGAGCACGATGGACTTCGCCCTCAACGACGAGCAGGAGGCCGTCCGGGACCTGGCCAAGCAGATCCTGGAGGGCCATCTCAGCCAGGAGCGCCTGAAGGAGGTGGAGGCCGGCGCCGAACGCATCGACCGGCGACTCTGGGCCGAGCTGGCCCGAGCCAACCTCCTCGGGATCGGGCTGCCCGAGGACGCGGGGGGCAGCGGGCTCGGCTTCGTCGAGCTGTTCCTGCTTCTGGAGCAGGTGGGCCGCACGGTGGCGCCCGTCCCCGTCCTGCCTACCCTGGTCCTGGGCGCCCTGCCCATCGCTGCGCACGGGACGCTCGAGCAGCGCCAGCGGTACCTTCCCCCGGTCGTCGCCGGCGATCTGGTCCTCACCGCAGCTCTGGTCGAGGTCGGCACCGAGCCGACCCGGCCCGTCACCACTGCCCGGCGCGACGGCGCCGTCTGGCGCCTCGACGGGGTGAAGGTGTGCGTGCCTGCGGCCCACGGGGCCGGACGGGTGCTGGTGCCGGCGGCCACCGGGGAGGACTCCGTGGGCCTGTTTCTGCTCGACCCGGCGGGCGACGGTGTGCAGGCCGACGATCAGCAGACGACGAGCGGCCAGCCCGAGCAGCGCCTGGAGCTGGCTGGCGCGGCGGTGGCGGCCGAGGACGTGCTCGGAGATCCCCACGGCGGCGGCCCGGTGCTCGACTGGCTGCTCGAGCGGGCGACCGTGGCCCACTGCGCGGTGGCGGTCGGCGTGTGCGAGGAGGCGCTCCGGCTCACAGCCGAGTACACGAGGACCCGCGAGCAGTTCGGGCGCCCCATCGCCTCGTTCCAGGCGGTCGGGCAACGGGCCGCCGACGCGTACATCGACACCGAGGCCGTCCGGCTCACCGCCCTGCACGCCGCCTGGCGGCTCTCCTCGGGGCTGCCCGCGGCCGAGGAGGTGGCGGTGGCCAAGTTCTGGGCCGCCGACGGCGGCCAGCGCGTCGTGCACGCCGCCCAGCACCTGCACGGCGGGCTGGGGGTGGACCGCGACTATCCGCTCCATCGTTACTTTCTGTGGGCCAAGCAGCTCGAGCTCAGCCTCGGCGGCGCGACCGCCCAGCTGCGTCACCTCGGCTCGCTCTTGGCCAACGAGCCGGTGGGGTCCGGCTAGGGCGGACGATGGCTGACGTCACCCTCACTGGCGCCCAGGCGGCGCGTCGCCAGCGGGTCATCGACGCGGCCATGGCCCTCGGGGCCGAGGGTGGGTACGACGCGGTCCAGATGCGCGACGTGGCGGCGCGGGCCCAGGTCGCCATGGGCACCGTGTACCGGTACTTCTCGTCCAAGGACCACGTGCTGGCGGCGGCCCTGGCCGGGTGGGCCCTGGCGCTGGAGGGCCGACTGGCCCAGGCACCGCCCCGCGGGGCGACCTCGGTCGACCGCGTGGTCGACGTGCTGCGGCGGGCGGTGCGGGGCATCGAGCGCCAGCCCCGGATGATGGCGGCCATGGCGAGCGCCATCTCCTCCCTCGACCCGGGGGCGGTCACGTGCCAGCACGACCTCGACGCCACCATGGAGCGGATCATCCGCCGGGCCATCGGCGAGCCCGAGCCGGCGCAGGTCGCCGACATCATCCGCATCCTCGAGCACGTGTGGTTCTCGTCCCTCCTCAGCTGGATGAACGGGCGCAGCGACGTGCAGAACATGGGATCGGAGCTCGAGATCGCCGCCCGCCTCCTCCTGCGCGACAGCGACCGCTCGCTGCGTCGGGGCCGGTCGGCATGAAGCCGGCGCTAGTGGAGCCGGGTCACACGGCCGTCCTGACCATGGAGATGCAACGCGGCGTGGTGGGCGACCTCTCCATGATGGACAGCCTCGTCGCCGAGGTCGCCGCGGCCGGGACCATCGAGAGCACGGCGCGTCTGGTCGCCGCGGCCCGTGGCGCGGGCGTCCGGGTCGTGCACTGCACGGCTGAATTTCGCCCCGACCTGGCCGGCACTCCCATCAACAGTCCGCTCATCGCCTTCTGGGCGCGCCGGCCCGGTCACATGCGGGCGGGCACACCGTCGACCGAGGTTGTTCCCGAGATCGGTCTCGACGACCTGGACCTCGTCGCGCCGCGCAGGCACGGCGTCTCTCCGTTCACCGGGACCTCGCTCGATGCCACGCTGCGCGGTCTCGGCGTGACCACCGTGGTCGCCACGGGTGTCTCGGTCAACCTCGCCATCCCCGGGCTGTGCATCGAGGCCGTCAACCTCGGCTACCAGGTCGTGGTCGCGACCGACGCCGTGGCCGGCGTCCCCCGTGCGTACGCCGACGCCGTGATGGAGAACACCCTCGCTCTGCTCGCGACCCGGGCCCCGGTGGACGAGATCGCCGGCGCCTGGAGCACGGCCGAGGTGCGGGCGTGAGGTTCCACCAGGCAGTCGCCTTCCTGCCGACCGACCAGGTGCTCGAGCTGGGGCGGGCCGCGGACGCCATGGGCTACGCCGGCGTCTACGTCTCCGACCACATCTTCTATCCCCGCGAGCTGCGGTCCCGGTACACCTACTCGCCGCACGACGACGGGTCGCCCGTGTGGTCGCCCGAGACCCACTGGCCCGATCCCTGGTGCCTGATCTCCGCTCTCGCCGCCATCACGACAGACCTCGAGCTCACGACCGGTGTGTACGTCGCGCCGGCTCGCGACCTGCTCACGGTGGCCAAGCTGGTGTCCACGGCGGCGGTGATCTCGGGCAACCGGGTGCGGCTCGGCGTGGGCGCGGGCTGGTGCCGCGAGGAGTTCGAGGCCACCGGGCAGTCGTTCGACGACCGGGGACGCCGCCTCGACGACATGATCCCCGCCCTCCGGGCGCTCTGGGGCGGAGGCTGGGTCGAGTACCACGGTCCCCACTACGACGTGGCGCCGCTCCAGATGAACCCGGCGCCGACCGCGCCCATCCCGATCTACGGCGGCGGCCACAGCGAGCCCGCGCTGCGCCGGGCGGCGACACGCTGTGACGGCTGGCTGTGCGCCAGCGCCTACACGCCCGACGAGGCCCGTCATCACCTGGGCCGCCTCCAGGACCACCTGAAGGTCGCCGGCCGCGATGGCGAGCCCTACACCGTCTACATGGCCCTCATGGCGCCGCCCGACCGCGACCTGTACCTCAGCATGGAGGATGCGGGCGTGACAGACCTGCTGTGCGCGCCGTGGATGTTCGCCCAGGAGCCATCCGGCGCCGATCCTCGTTCGAGCCTGGACGCCAGGATCGCCGCCACCGAGAAGTTCGCGACCGACGTCATCGCCCGGATGTGACGTCGACCGCGACCGACGAGAGGAGCTGACCACACCATGGAGTTCGGAATCTTCAACAGCCTCTACCTTCCGCACCAACTCACCGACAAGGACCCGAAGAACGCCGAGCATCGGCGGCTGATGGACGAGGTGGAGTACGTGAAGGCGGCCGA is a genomic window of Acidimicrobiales bacterium containing:
- a CDS encoding Zn-dependent alcohol dehydrogenase codes for the protein MRGVVWNGKIDVTEDLEARAPGANEVRVRIAAAGVCHSDVSVIDGTIPFPTPLVMGHEGAGVVEEVGSSVTKVKPGDHVVLVTLGHCGQCDACESGFPTHCRDTFGKTSQPFTYKGEPAYMFANTSVFAEHTVVKESQAVVIDPSVPLEAASLIGCGVLTGAGAVWNRAKVGRGDTVAVFGVGGIGLNAVQAAWIAGAVRIVAVDANPAKEGIARDFGATDFVDARAGDAVTAIKDIVPDGVDHSFECVGHPAVLRQAIDILAWGGNCVIIGVPPPTAEASFRVASLTHIDRGILGSRYGSARPHVDVPIVVDLYRQGRFKLDELVTRTYPLDEVETVFSDMADGKVARGVLIP
- a CDS encoding cyclase family protein gives rise to the protein MAYPEPFHRLAKKVNNWGRWGSDDEIGTINLITPEVRRRAAACVRTGRSFSLALPLSETEGIQTGLLPGRLNPVRAMVQINTPLTGDPADFCSSDDMVVMGLQCATHWDGLGHVSYEGRLYNGNSAASITAFGASVCGIHKIRTLVSRGVLLDVARTLGTDRLDGGYAVTASDLDAAEARAGLEVGPGDVVLVRTGQMALLASGDKAGYGAPAPGLSTMTVEWFRDRDVAAVATDTLTFEVWPGEDDAAILPVHLLHLVEMGMTQGQNWVLDELAEDCAADGVHEFLLEASPQPFTNAVGSPVNPVAVK
- a CDS encoding AMP-binding protein; translated protein: MSPSPHDGSSFTDGTMWALIERRARETPDDLMAVDESGRRISFGDYHRAAERTAAGLSALGVAEGVGVSWQLPTWIESLVLVAALSRLGAVQNPVLPIYRDRELRFMTAQTGARLLVVPPVWRGFDFQAMAASIAADRDDLEVLVVDRALPDADPSLLPPPAPVPGSPAALPTAWVFYTSGTTADPKGARHTDATIAAAAVAMNVALDLAPEDRSALVFPFTHIGGITWLFSSLMTGAANVCVERFDPTETIEVLSREDVTLAGSGTPFHLAYLDAQRRQPGKPIFPLVRAFPGGGAPKPPQLHYDLKAELGGVGIVSGYGLTECPILSMAAVGDPDDKLANTEGRASPGVQLEVVSTDGVPVGTGQEGELRVKGPQLFRGYVDASLDAEALDEHGFFRTGDLGVVDEEGFVAITGRLKDVIIRKGENISAKEVEDLLYQHPKVADVAVIGLPDPALGERCCAVVAAKEGSEPLELGEIVAFLTGQGLAIQKAPEQLELIDVVPRNPTGKTLKHELRQRLSS
- a CDS encoding glucose 1-dehydrogenase, which produces MGSRLEGKVALVTGGGSGIGRASALAFADEGATVVVADVDQAGGAETVHAVTDAGGTARSVSYDVTRSDEVAAMVADVVAGNGRLDCAHNNAGTSGATAFTADYPEEEWDRVLALNLRSVFLCMKHEIPAMVDQGGGAIVNTSSGAGLMGFAGLPAYVASKHGVVGLTKATALEYVKSGIRINAVCPGSTRTPMLEAFMGGDPAMEKMMARSAPIGRLGTPSEIAAAVVWLCTDEASFVVGHALAVDGGAVIQ
- a CDS encoding TetR family transcriptional regulator, encoding MAPMAEQGSSQPPSQESPPDPSATDLRATDGRVPGRRGQATRRRLIDCTADLLGTTSWRDIKVIDIASAAGTSPATFYQYFANVEQVILVLAEELGEEVGSLAALVHGQWKGDRGWDTAVGFVQAFMDYWERHRSVFRVVDLATEEGDLRFRGMRTRALNGVTVAIADVIETSRQEGRSPAADSMAMAGSIVAMLGQVASHRYGFEFWGIRTAGLIESQASLLYWSVTGRKPPRH
- a CDS encoding acyl-CoA dehydrogenase family protein, producing the protein MYIGYTPEQEALRQELREYYGRLLTRNVEEELSRSEGVGPTVRRVVRQMGTDGWLGIGWPEEYGGQGRSAIEQFVFFDESMRAGAPVPMLTINTVGPTLMNFGSDELRQRFLPRILGGEIHFSIGYTEPGAGTDLASLQTKAVRDGDEYVINGQKIFTSLATGADYVWLAARTNPEVPKHKGISIFIIPTDTPGFKVQPMQLMGEQNTNYTFYEDVRIPATNLVGEENGGWKLITSQLNHERVTLCSPGIVERNLAEVRRWAQETKLADGRRVVDQEWVQINLARVHARLEFLKLMNWKVAWTATQDRLDVADASSIKVFGTEFYLEAFKLLFEIVGQVGYLKRGSPESVLSSRLEQLYRGLLILTFGGGTNEIQRELIAMFGLGLPKSR
- a CDS encoding acyl-CoA dehydrogenase family protein, which encodes MDFALNDEQEAVRDLAKQILEGHLSQERLKEVEAGAERIDRRLWAELARANLLGIGLPEDAGGSGLGFVELFLLLEQVGRTVAPVPVLPTLVLGALPIAAHGTLEQRQRYLPPVVAGDLVLTAALVEVGTEPTRPVTTARRDGAVWRLDGVKVCVPAAHGAGRVLVPAATGEDSVGLFLLDPAGDGVQADDQQTTSGQPEQRLELAGAAVAAEDVLGDPHGGGPVLDWLLERATVAHCAVAVGVCEEALRLTAEYTRTREQFGRPIASFQAVGQRAADAYIDTEAVRLTALHAAWRLSSGLPAAEEVAVAKFWAADGGQRVVHAAQHLHGGLGVDRDYPLHRYFLWAKQLELSLGGATAQLRHLGSLLANEPVGSG
- a CDS encoding TetR family transcriptional regulator, yielding MADVTLTGAQAARRQRVIDAAMALGAEGGYDAVQMRDVAARAQVAMGTVYRYFSSKDHVLAAALAGWALALEGRLAQAPPRGATSVDRVVDVLRRAVRGIERQPRMMAAMASAISSLDPGAVTCQHDLDATMERIIRRAIGEPEPAQVADIIRILEHVWFSSLLSWMNGRSDVQNMGSELEIAARLLLRDSDRSLRRGRSA
- a CDS encoding cysteine hydrolase, encoding MKPALVEPGHTAVLTMEMQRGVVGDLSMMDSLVAEVAAAGTIESTARLVAAARGAGVRVVHCTAEFRPDLAGTPINSPLIAFWARRPGHMRAGTPSTEVVPEIGLDDLDLVAPRRHGVSPFTGTSLDATLRGLGVTTVVATGVSVNLAIPGLCIEAVNLGYQVVVATDAVAGVPRAYADAVMENTLALLATRAPVDEIAGAWSTAEVRA
- a CDS encoding TIGR03619 family F420-dependent LLM class oxidoreductase; translation: MRFHQAVAFLPTDQVLELGRAADAMGYAGVYVSDHIFYPRELRSRYTYSPHDDGSPVWSPETHWPDPWCLISALAAITTDLELTTGVYVAPARDLLTVAKLVSTAAVISGNRVRLGVGAGWCREEFEATGQSFDDRGRRLDDMIPALRALWGGGWVEYHGPHYDVAPLQMNPAPTAPIPIYGGGHSEPALRRAATRCDGWLCASAYTPDEARHHLGRLQDHLKVAGRDGEPYTVYMALMAPPDRDLYLSMEDAGVTDLLCAPWMFAQEPSGADPRSSLDARIAATEKFATDVIARM